A single window of Malus sylvestris chromosome 5, drMalSylv7.2, whole genome shotgun sequence DNA harbors:
- the LOC126623588 gene encoding cold-responsive protein kinase 1 isoform X1, translated as MGCFSFLSGRIVNKSRKPGSDIDEEVSGIHNVKLFTYKELRIATDDFSPANKIGEGGFGSVYKGQLKDRKFAAIKVLSAESRQGVKEFLTEIDVISKIKHENLVELFGCCVEGNQRILVYNYLENNSLEQNLIGGSSNLQFSWRTRREICNGIACGLAFLHEEVRPHIIHRDIKASNILLDKDLMPKISDFGLAKLIPPNMTHVSTRVAGTIGYLAPEYAIRGQLTRKADIYSFGVLLMEIVSGRCNTNTRLPIDEQYLLERTWKLYERRELVGLVDTSLDGDFDAEEACRFLKIGLLCTQDSPKLRPSMSTVVKMLKGEKVVDDKITKPGLISDFMDLGVRGPHGTKPGAETTTSSYNASAGSGSDNQYNSTFSLATSAAATTTTTFISNLSSETSAANTKNFSIRTI; from the exons ATGGGTTGTTTTTCCTTCTTAAGCGGTAGAATTGTGAACAAATCAAGAAAACCCGGTTCTGATATTGATGAAG AAGTTTCTGGCATTCACAATGTTAAACTATTCACTTACAAAGAGTTGAGAATCGCAACTGACGATTTTAGTCCAGCCAATAAAATCGGGGAAGGTGGTTTTGGTTCTGTCTATAAG GGCCAACTTAAAGACAGAAAATTTGCTGCTATAAAAGTTCTTTCAGCTGAATCAAGACAAGGGGTGAAGGAGTTTTTGACTGAGATTGACGTGATCTCAAAAATAAAGCATGAAAATCTAGTTGAGCTCTTTGGCTGTTGTGTTGAAGGAAACCAAAGAATTCTGGTCTACAACTACCTCGAGAATAATAGCCTTGAACAAAATCTTATTG GTGGAAGCAGTAATCTCCAGTTTAGTTGGCGAACTAGGCGTGAAATATGCAATGGGATTGCATGTGGGCTTGCCTTCCTTCATGAGGAAGTACGTCCACATATTATTCATAGAGATATCAAAGCAAGCAATATTCTCCTCGATAAAGACCTAATGCCtaaaatttcagattttggtCTTGCAAAACTTATCCCTCCCAACATGACCCATGTTAGCACACGTGTGGCAGGAACAAT AGGTTATTTGGCACCAGAATATGCAATACGCGGTCAATTGACAAGGAAAGCAGATATTTATAGCTTTGGAGTGCTCCTAATGGAAATAGTCAGTGGCAGATGTAATACAAATACACGACTACCAATTGACGAACAGTATCTGCTTGAAAGG ACATGGAAACTCTACGAACGGAGGGAGCTTGTTGGGCTGGTAGACACATCACTCGACGGTGATTTTGACGCTGAGGAGGCTTGTAGGTTTCTAAAGATCGGTCTCCTCTGCACCCAAGACTCTCCGAAGCTCAGGCCATCCATGTCAACCGTGGTCAAGATGCTAAAAGGCGAGAAGGTTGTGGACGATAAGATAACAAAGCCAGGCTTAATATCCGATTTCATGGATCTCGGAGTACGAGGCCCTCATGGCACCAAGCCTGGTGCAGAGACGACGACATCTTCCTATAATGCATCCGCTGGCTCAGGCTCAGACAACCAGTACAATTCAACCTTCTCATTAGCAACCTCAGCTGCtgctaccaccaccaccaccttcatTTCGAACTTGTCATCTGAAACCTCAGCCGCTAATACTAAGAACTTCAGCATCCGCACCATATGA
- the LOC126623588 gene encoding cold-responsive protein kinase 1 isoform X2: MGCFSFLSGRIVNKSRKPGSDIDEVSGIHNVKLFTYKELRIATDDFSPANKIGEGGFGSVYKGQLKDRKFAAIKVLSAESRQGVKEFLTEIDVISKIKHENLVELFGCCVEGNQRILVYNYLENNSLEQNLIGGSSNLQFSWRTRREICNGIACGLAFLHEEVRPHIIHRDIKASNILLDKDLMPKISDFGLAKLIPPNMTHVSTRVAGTIGYLAPEYAIRGQLTRKADIYSFGVLLMEIVSGRCNTNTRLPIDEQYLLERTWKLYERRELVGLVDTSLDGDFDAEEACRFLKIGLLCTQDSPKLRPSMSTVVKMLKGEKVVDDKITKPGLISDFMDLGVRGPHGTKPGAETTTSSYNASAGSGSDNQYNSTFSLATSAAATTTTTFISNLSSETSAANTKNFSIRTI; encoded by the exons ATGGGTTGTTTTTCCTTCTTAAGCGGTAGAATTGTGAACAAATCAAGAAAACCCGGTTCTGATATTGATGAAG TTTCTGGCATTCACAATGTTAAACTATTCACTTACAAAGAGTTGAGAATCGCAACTGACGATTTTAGTCCAGCCAATAAAATCGGGGAAGGTGGTTTTGGTTCTGTCTATAAG GGCCAACTTAAAGACAGAAAATTTGCTGCTATAAAAGTTCTTTCAGCTGAATCAAGACAAGGGGTGAAGGAGTTTTTGACTGAGATTGACGTGATCTCAAAAATAAAGCATGAAAATCTAGTTGAGCTCTTTGGCTGTTGTGTTGAAGGAAACCAAAGAATTCTGGTCTACAACTACCTCGAGAATAATAGCCTTGAACAAAATCTTATTG GTGGAAGCAGTAATCTCCAGTTTAGTTGGCGAACTAGGCGTGAAATATGCAATGGGATTGCATGTGGGCTTGCCTTCCTTCATGAGGAAGTACGTCCACATATTATTCATAGAGATATCAAAGCAAGCAATATTCTCCTCGATAAAGACCTAATGCCtaaaatttcagattttggtCTTGCAAAACTTATCCCTCCCAACATGACCCATGTTAGCACACGTGTGGCAGGAACAAT AGGTTATTTGGCACCAGAATATGCAATACGCGGTCAATTGACAAGGAAAGCAGATATTTATAGCTTTGGAGTGCTCCTAATGGAAATAGTCAGTGGCAGATGTAATACAAATACACGACTACCAATTGACGAACAGTATCTGCTTGAAAGG ACATGGAAACTCTACGAACGGAGGGAGCTTGTTGGGCTGGTAGACACATCACTCGACGGTGATTTTGACGCTGAGGAGGCTTGTAGGTTTCTAAAGATCGGTCTCCTCTGCACCCAAGACTCTCCGAAGCTCAGGCCATCCATGTCAACCGTGGTCAAGATGCTAAAAGGCGAGAAGGTTGTGGACGATAAGATAACAAAGCCAGGCTTAATATCCGATTTCATGGATCTCGGAGTACGAGGCCCTCATGGCACCAAGCCTGGTGCAGAGACGACGACATCTTCCTATAATGCATCCGCTGGCTCAGGCTCAGACAACCAGTACAATTCAACCTTCTCATTAGCAACCTCAGCTGCtgctaccaccaccaccaccttcatTTCGAACTTGTCATCTGAAACCTCAGCCGCTAATACTAAGAACTTCAGCATCCGCACCATATGA